In one Fundulus heteroclitus isolate FHET01 chromosome 3, MU-UCD_Fhet_4.1, whole genome shotgun sequence genomic region, the following are encoded:
- the LOC105921269 gene encoding protein FAM83D produces the protein MEACSSVSVLLYRSSKPVGKVRQRVRGLRNPSSSSSYCDRAAKLDLSHNESARFAADSLLCRGLEGYHRVLEAEGEVDFLSELEKDYILQNGSEAHTDDAGEKDEVDREFNNSFAGRRSRSRCSKGLTNSDSTGEKIYEVRSAAPVPDDASAEVFFRNDSSAAGMKDLVRRFIRKAKLALAVVMDSFSDPELLCDLLEASRKRNVSVHLLLDHLNLKVFVSMWQDLKLISRNYPKVSVRSVSGQTYCAKTGQKLSGQIAESFIIADWDEVLTGSYSFTWLSGQVHRSLLVLIKGSSASHFHQEVLRLYFSSKPVPGFVTFVTLPQSFCLYSRSRKPQTPVICNQKPQQPAAACPRPPRSPPGDGQPRETPDSGLHTERTAAQAALKPCGQTGAEGRMQSVTVGRPQLALVSACTRLNQRVKVELLGRNQKQLSAQPDRPAQTVSDVQSGLHSTVNTTAETNVELQEPHTLSAMCPAHEQQRDVYYQPGVKTENSLAHPEATTDGVFSQQRNRSVLTEPPEFNPGIKTQRNQRDSSLNSPPCDQPELLSPSTSQPMQSKSSRHIPLSSPREYIPTLQPSTTFRETSKQQVFMKHYQGPVNSPSYTASSCFKPAPAGMGSAKTHLHPVTSLQLNAAQRMQWSPQKAAGPRVVTRYNSFSGAHVMEQAGWRPLQHSRNTLVGRSLSMTERCAAGYRGAGFHPN, from the exons ATGGAGGCCTGCAGCAGTGTGTCGGTGCTGCTGTACAGAAGCTCCAAACCTGTGGGGAAGGTGAGGCAGCGGGTCCGAGGCCTCCGgaatccctcctcctcctcctcttatTGCGACCGTGCAGCCAAGCTGGACCTGAGCCACAACGAGAGCGCTCGGTTTGCGGCGGACTCTCTGCTTTGCCGGGGCTTGGAGGGCTACCACAGAGTGCTGGAGGCTGAGGGGGAGGTGGACTTTCTGTCAGAGCTGGAGAAGGATTACATCCTGCAAAACGGGAGCGAAGCCCACACAG ACGATGCGGGCGAAAAAGATGAAGTGGACAGAGAGTTTAACAACTCATTTGCTGGTCGTCGGTCCCGCTCCCGATGCTCCAAAGGACTAACCAACAGCGACTCCACCGGAGAGAAGATCTACGAAG TGAGATCAGCTGCTCCCGTGCCGGACGATGCCAGCGCTGAGGTCTTCTTCCGGAATGACAGCAGTGCAGCCGGCATGAAAGATCTGGTCAGACGGTTCATCAGGAAGGCTAAACTG GCCCTGGCCGTGGTGATGGACAGCTTCAGCGACCCGGAGCTGCTGTGTGACCTCCTGGAGGCGAGCAGGAAGAGGAACGTGTCGGTGCACCTGCTGCTGGATCACCTCAACCTGAAGGTGTTCGTCAGCATGTGGCAGGACCTCAAGCTCATCAGCAGGAACTACCCC aaggTGTCAGTACGCAGTGTCTCAGGTCAGACCTACTGTGCAAAGACGGGCCAGAAGCTGAGCGGTCAGATTGCAGAGAGCTTCATCATCGCTGACTGGGATGAGGTTCTGACCGGTTCATACAG CTTCACGTGGCTGTCCGGGCAGGTCCACCGGAGTCTCCTTGTCCTCATTAAAGGCAGCTCGGCCTCACATTTCCATCAGGAGGTCCTCAGACTTTACTTCAGCTCCAAGCCGGTCCCTGGCTTCGTCACTTTCGTCACTCTGCCGCAGTCTTTCTGTCTTTACTCCAGATCGCGTAAACCTCAGACCCCTGTTATCTGTAACCAGAAACCCCAGCAGCCTGCGGCAGCATGCCCACGGCCGCCACGGTCTCCTCCAGGTGACGGGCAGCCCAGAGAGACACCAGACTCTGGGTTGCACACGGAGAGAACAGCTGCCCAGGCGGCTCTGAAGCCTTGTGGCCAAACAGGAGCAGAGGGCAGGATGCAGAGTGTAACTGTGGGAAGGCCTCAGCTTGCGCTGGTCTCAGCATGTACCCGGCTTAACCAAAGAGTAAAGGTGGAGCTGCTGGGGAGGAATCAAAAGCAGCTCTCTGCTCAGCCAGATCGTCCTGCTCAGACCGTCTCAGATGTCCAGTCCGGGCTTCACAGCACTGTCAACACCACAGCTGAGACCAATGTGGAGCTCCAGGAGCCACACACTCTGAGCGCCATGTGCCCAGCCCATGAGCAGCAAAGGGATGTTTATTACCAGCCAGGTGTAAAGACTGAAAACAGTCTCGCTCACCCAGAGGCGACTACTGATGGAGTTTTCTCGCAGCAAAGGAACAGGAGCGTGTTGACCGAACCACCAGAGTTCAACCCAGgcataaaaacacagagaaaccaAAGAGATTCCTCTCTAAACAGTCCTCCATGTGATCAACCTGAGCTCCTCTCGCCTTCAACATCCCAGCCAATGCAGTCAAAGAGCAGCCGTCACATCCCTCTCAGCAGCCCCAGGGAGTACATCCCCACGCTCCAACCCAGCACCACCTTTAGGGAAACCAGCAAGCAGCAGGTGTTCATGAAACACTATCAGGGTCCTGTAAACTCGCCCTCTTACACAGCATCTTCCTGTTTTAAACCAGCGCCTGCAGGAATGGGATCAGCCAAGACGCATCTCCACCCCGTCACCTCCCTGCAGCTAAATGCCGCTCAGAGAATGCAGTGGAGCCCACAGAAGGCTGCAGGACCCAGAGTGGTAACTCGCTACAACTCCTTCAGCGGCGCAcatgtgatggagcaggcaggcTGGAGACCCCTGCAGCACAGCAGGAACACGTTAGTGGGAAGAAGCCTGAGCATGACGGAGAGATGCGCGGCAGGCTACAGAGGAGCAGGGTTTCAcccaaactga